The following are encoded in a window of Salmo trutta chromosome 9, fSalTru1.1, whole genome shotgun sequence genomic DNA:
- the gas1a gene encoding growth arrest-specific protein 1a, with translation MASFEALAHGSRRLVWPVGCVFLFLGCLSVASSSHSRRLICWQAIMNCQTEPECHYAYGQYMQACAAVLRGDRKRCPSHCISSLVQLNLTKNGPALEDCSCASDPICRNTKRAIEPCLPRTSNMGCTEARMQCERDQQCSSAMRDYLIYCGKLFSGATCTNACRNVIADMRKIPKAELLDSCVCDGTERTICEYVKISMKSLCFEAPVTAEDGSGSEDYEEDDGDFPVSEPELVERSTGSGGSASGSCGVVNAVTLSVLILLAFLL, from the coding sequence ATGGCCAGTTTTGAGGCTTTGGCACACGGCTCCCGCAGGTTGGTGTGGCCTGTcggttgtgtgtttttgtttttgggCTGCTTATCGGTGGCATCGTCCTCCCACAGCCGCAGGTTAATCTGCTGGCAGGCTATCATGAACTGTCAGACGGAGCCTGAATGCCATTACGCATATGGGCAGTACATGCAGGCGTGCGCTGCTGTTCTGAGAGGGGACAGGAAGAGGTGTCCCAGTCACTGCATCTCCTCTCTGGTGCAGCTCAACCTGACGAAGAACGGGCCCGCGCTTGAGGACTGCAGCTGTGCTTCGGACCCCATCTGCCGGAACACCAAGCGGGCCATCGAGCCGTGCCTCCCCAGGACTAGCAATATGGGCTGCACCGAGGCCCGTATGCAGTGTGAGAGAGACCAGCAGTGCAGTTCCGCCATGCGAGACTATTTAATCTACTGCGGGAAACTTTTCAGCGGGGCAACCTGCACGAATGCTTGTCGGAATGTGATTGCAGACATGCGCAAAATACCCAAAGCGGAGCTGTTGGATTCGTGCGTTTGCGACGGGACCGAGAGGACCATCTGCGAGTATGTCAAGATTAGCATGAAGAGCCTGTGCTTCGAAGCTCCTGTGACGGCGGAGGACGGCAGCGGGTCAGAAGACTACGAGGAAGATGATGGGGACTTCCCGGTGTCAGAACCGGAGTTAGTGGAGAGGAGCACCGGATCAGGTGGTTCTGCTTCGGGAAGCTGTGGTGTTGTGAACGCGGTGACGCTATCTGTTCTGATTCTACTAGCGTTTCTCCTTTAA